One window of Camelus dromedarius isolate mCamDro1 chromosome 18, mCamDro1.pat, whole genome shotgun sequence genomic DNA carries:
- the UCKL1 gene encoding uridine-cytidine kinase-like 1 isoform X3, which yields MAAPPASADAPRQASPLPAAGDGPNRPEGKTETACEDRNAESLDRLLPTVGAGRSPRKRTTSQCKSEPPLLRTSKRTIYTAGRPPWYNEHGTQSKEAFAIGLGGGSASGKTTVARMIIEALDVPWVVLLSMDSFYKVLTRQQQEQAAHNNFNFDHPDAFDFDLIISTLKKLKQGKSVKVPIYDFTTHSRKKDWKTLYGANVIIFEGIMAFADKTLLELLDMKIFVDTDSDIRLVRRLRRDISERGRDIEGVIKQYNKFVKPAFDQYIQPTMRVADIVVPRGSGNTVAIDLIVQHVHSQLEERKLRWDMAALASAHQCHPLPRTLSVLKSTPQVRGMHTIIRDKETSRDEFIFYSKRLMRLLIEHALSFLPFQDCVVQTPQGQDYAGKCYAGKQITGVSILRAGETMEPALRAVCKDVRIGTILIQTNQLTGEPELHYLRLPKDISDDHVILMDCTVSTGAAAMMAVRVLLDHDVPEDKIFLLSLLMAEMGVHSVAYAFPRVRIITTAVDKRVNDLFRIIPGIGNFGDRYFGTDAVPDGSDEEEGGSAG from the exons CAACGCAGAATCCTTGGACAGGCTCCTCCCCACCGTGGGTGCTGGGCGCTCGCCCCGGAAGCGCACCACTAGCCAGTGCAAGTCTGAGCCGCCCCTGCTGCGCACAAGTAAGCGCACCATCTACACGGCGGGGCGGCCGCCCTGGTACAACGAGCATGGCACACAGTCCAAGGAGGCCTTCGCCATCG GCCTGGGAGGTGGCAGTGCCTCTGGGAAGACCACTGTAGCTAGAATGATCATCGAGGCCCTGGATGTGCCCTGGGTGGTCTTGCTGTCCATGGACTCCTTCTACAAG GTGCTCAccaggcagcagcaggagcaggccGCCCACAACAACTTCAACTTTGACCACCCAGATGCCTTTGACTTCGACCTTATCATCTCCACTCTCAAGAAGCTGAAGCAGGGCAAGAGTGTCAAGGTGCCCATCTATGACTTCACCACTCACAGCCGGAAGAAGGACTGG AAAACGCTCTACGGTGCAAATGTCATCATCTTTGAGGGCATCATGGCCTTTGCTGACAAGACGCTGCTGGAG ctcctggacATGAAGATCTTTGTGGACACGGACTCTGACATCCGCCTTGTGCGGCGGCTGCGCCGAGATATCAGCGAGCGGGGCCGGGACATCGAGGGTGTCATCAAGCAGTACAACAAGTTTGTGAAGCCAGCCTTTGACCAGTACATCCAGCCCACCATGCGCGTGGCGGACATCGTGGTGCCCCGGG GGAGCGGAAACACGGTGGCCATCGACCTCATTGTGCAGCATGTGCACAGCCAGCTGGAGGAG AGGAAGCTGCGCTGGGATAT ggctgcGCTAGCCTCGGCGCACCAGTGCCACCCCCTGCCCCGGACGCTGAGTGTCCTCAAAAGCACGCCGCAGGTGCGGGGCATGCACACCATCATCAG GGACAAGGAGACCAGCCGTGATGAGTTCATCTTCTACTCCAAGAGGCTGATGCGGCTGCTCATCGAGCACGcactctccttcctgcccttccag GACTGCGTGGTTCAGACCCCACAAGGGCAAGACTACGCGGGCAAGTGCTATGCCGGGAAGCAG ATCACAGGTGTGTCCATCCTGCGGGCGGGAGAGACCATGGAACCCGCGCTGCGGGCCGTGTGCAAGGATGTGCGCATCGGTACCATTCTCATCCAGACCAACCAGCTCACCGGGGAGCCCGAG CTCCACTACCTGCGGCTCCCCAAGGACATTAGCGATGACCACGTTATCCTGATGGACTGCACCGTGTCCACCGGCGCTGCGGCCATGATGGCGGTGCGGGTGCTCCTG GACCACGACGTGCCTGAGGACAAGATCTTCCTGCTGTCGCTGCTCATGGCGGAGATGGGTGTCCACTCGGTGGCCTACGCATTCCCACGCGTGAGGATCATCACCACGGCGGTGGACAAGCGTGTCAACGATCTCTTCCGCATCATCCCTGGCATCG GGAACTTTGGCGACCGCTACTTCGGGACTGACGCCGTCCCCGACGGCAGTGATGAGGAGGAAGGGGGTTCCGCTGGTTAG
- the UCKL1 gene encoding uridine-cytidine kinase-like 1 isoform X4 produces the protein MAAPPASADAPRQASPLPAAGDGPNRPEGKTETACEDRNAESLDRLLPTVGAGRSPRKRTTSQCKSEPPLLRTSKRTIYTAGRPPWYNEHGTQSKEAFAIGLGGGSASGKTTVARMIIEALDVPWVVLLSMDSFYKVLTRQQQEQAAHNNFNFDHPDAFDFDLIISTLKKLKQGKSVKVPIYDFTTHSRKKDWKTLYGANVIIFEGIMAFADKTLLELLDMKIFVDTDSDIRLVRRLRRDISERGRDIEGVIKQYNKFVKPAFDQYIQPTMRVADIVVPRGSGNTVAIDLIVQHVHSQLEERELSVRAALASAHQCHPLPRTLSVLKSTPQVRGMHTIIRDKETSRDEFIFYSKRLMRLLIEHALSFLPFQDCVVQTPQGQDYAGKCYAGKQITGVSILRAGETMEPALRAVCKDVRIGTILIQTNQLTGEPELHYLRLPKDISDDHVILMDCTVSTGAAAMMAVRVLLDHDVPEDKIFLLSLLMAEMGVHSVAYAFPRVRIITTAVDKRVNDLFRIIPGIGNFGDRYFGTDAVPDGSDEEEGGSAG, from the exons CAACGCAGAATCCTTGGACAGGCTCCTCCCCACCGTGGGTGCTGGGCGCTCGCCCCGGAAGCGCACCACTAGCCAGTGCAAGTCTGAGCCGCCCCTGCTGCGCACAAGTAAGCGCACCATCTACACGGCGGGGCGGCCGCCCTGGTACAACGAGCATGGCACACAGTCCAAGGAGGCCTTCGCCATCG GCCTGGGAGGTGGCAGTGCCTCTGGGAAGACCACTGTAGCTAGAATGATCATCGAGGCCCTGGATGTGCCCTGGGTGGTCTTGCTGTCCATGGACTCCTTCTACAAG GTGCTCAccaggcagcagcaggagcaggccGCCCACAACAACTTCAACTTTGACCACCCAGATGCCTTTGACTTCGACCTTATCATCTCCACTCTCAAGAAGCTGAAGCAGGGCAAGAGTGTCAAGGTGCCCATCTATGACTTCACCACTCACAGCCGGAAGAAGGACTGG AAAACGCTCTACGGTGCAAATGTCATCATCTTTGAGGGCATCATGGCCTTTGCTGACAAGACGCTGCTGGAG ctcctggacATGAAGATCTTTGTGGACACGGACTCTGACATCCGCCTTGTGCGGCGGCTGCGCCGAGATATCAGCGAGCGGGGCCGGGACATCGAGGGTGTCATCAAGCAGTACAACAAGTTTGTGAAGCCAGCCTTTGACCAGTACATCCAGCCCACCATGCGCGTGGCGGACATCGTGGTGCCCCGGG GGAGCGGAAACACGGTGGCCATCGACCTCATTGTGCAGCATGTGCACAGCCAGCTGGAGGAG CGTGAGCTCAGTGTCAG ggctgcGCTAGCCTCGGCGCACCAGTGCCACCCCCTGCCCCGGACGCTGAGTGTCCTCAAAAGCACGCCGCAGGTGCGGGGCATGCACACCATCATCAG GGACAAGGAGACCAGCCGTGATGAGTTCATCTTCTACTCCAAGAGGCTGATGCGGCTGCTCATCGAGCACGcactctccttcctgcccttccag GACTGCGTGGTTCAGACCCCACAAGGGCAAGACTACGCGGGCAAGTGCTATGCCGGGAAGCAG ATCACAGGTGTGTCCATCCTGCGGGCGGGAGAGACCATGGAACCCGCGCTGCGGGCCGTGTGCAAGGATGTGCGCATCGGTACCATTCTCATCCAGACCAACCAGCTCACCGGGGAGCCCGAG CTCCACTACCTGCGGCTCCCCAAGGACATTAGCGATGACCACGTTATCCTGATGGACTGCACCGTGTCCACCGGCGCTGCGGCCATGATGGCGGTGCGGGTGCTCCTG GACCACGACGTGCCTGAGGACAAGATCTTCCTGCTGTCGCTGCTCATGGCGGAGATGGGTGTCCACTCGGTGGCCTACGCATTCCCACGCGTGAGGATCATCACCACGGCGGTGGACAAGCGTGTCAACGATCTCTTCCGCATCATCCCTGGCATCG GGAACTTTGGCGACCGCTACTTCGGGACTGACGCCGTCCCCGACGGCAGTGATGAGGAGGAAGGGGGTTCCGCTGGTTAG